Proteins from one Oncorhynchus masou masou isolate Uvic2021 chromosome 12, UVic_Omas_1.1, whole genome shotgun sequence genomic window:
- the LOC135550949 gene encoding trans-Golgi network integral membrane protein 1-like, which produces MAACRETRRNWTIHCAFAVFILFELFPLNCISAPLEPENDSVEVQPPLNPGVVGLDHSLPLATVSKGAATADSTGTTDSKADTVTNDKARTSINVDKTAVIKAVTSDLKDAAATSNESATPIKDATTPIKDATTLLDATTPLEDATTPIEYATTPLEDATTPIKDATTLNQDAPIDGVTAYVALDTKGEVIAESPAIINKTTVGKEAGQTTQELLPNPTDADAAATFTMAADPAISTITFKPTLEKLSSASNTKLVGHMNPTEDDQEDNLESQAETDVYDRENDDDDGDYDLGPAVKASLNFNDEEDDIMVDADNEPVVLRPAENAGKIDVRMKDTNIYTIQDEDSHFFFHLVILAFLVAIVYITYHNKRKIFLLAQSRRWRDGLCSRNNVEYHRLDQNVNDAMPSLKMTQDYIF; this is translated from the exons ATTCAGTTGAGGTTCAACCACCTCTGAATCCAGGAGTTGTTGGTTTGGATCACTCCTTGCCTTTGGCAACCGTCAGCAAGGGTGCAGCAACAGCCGACAGCACTGGTACAACAGACAGCAAGGCAGACACCGTAACTAATGACAAAGCTAGAACATCTATCAATGTTGATAAAACAGCAGTCATTAAGGCTGTAACATCAGACCTAAAGGATGCTGCTGCTACATCCAATGAGAGTGCTACGCCTATCAAAGACGCTACCACACCCATCAAGGATGCTACCACACTTTTAGATGCTACCACACCTTTAGAAGACGCTACCACACCCATCGAGTATGCTACCACACCTTTAGAAGACGCTACCACACCCATCAAGGATGCTACCACACTCAATCAGGATGCACCCATTGATGGCGTTACAGCATATGTCGCACTGGACACCAAAGGGGAGGTTATAGCTGAATCCCCTGCCATTATTAATAAAACAACTGTTGGCAAGGAAGCAGGACAGACTACTCAAGAACTACTTCCCAATCCCACTGATGCAGATGCTGCTGCCACCTTTACCATGGCTGCAGATCCAGCCATCAGCACCATCACATTCAAGCCCACCCTGGAGAAACTAAGCTCTGCCTCCAACACCAAGCTTGTCGGTCACATGAACCCTACAGAGGATGATCAAGAGGACAATCTAGAGTCCCAGGCAGAGACTGACGTGTACGACAGAGAAAATGACGACGATGACGGCGACTATGACCTGGGGCCAGCAGTTAAGGCTTCTCTGAACTTCAACGACGAGGAGGATGACATCATGGTGGACGCAGACAATGAACCGGTAGTGCTCAGACCAGCAGAGAATGCTGGGAAGATAGACGTGCGTATGAAGGACACCAACATCTACACCATCCAGGATGAGGACTCGCACTTCTTCTTCCACTTGGTCATCCTGGCCTTCCTGGTGGCCATCGTATACATCACCTACCACAACAAGAGGAAG atctTCCTCCTGGCCCAGAGTCGGCGCTGGAGGGACGGCCTGTGCTCTCGCAACAATGTGGAGTACCATCGGCTGGACCAGAATGTCAACGATGCCATGCCTTCCCTCAAGATGACTCAAGATTACATTTTCTGA